One window of Metopolophium dirhodum isolate CAU chromosome 3, ASM1992520v1, whole genome shotgun sequence genomic DNA carries:
- the LOC132940870 gene encoding attractin-like protein 1, with translation MKHALFDMFLFLFKSKYRRKRIAPTMTAKVATNFAPLLLLVIVFGLASLAQCSLDRCKDVECGNGICLNGTCVCNDGWQGPQCQYCGGKVKLNGTSGFISDGIGNYSLDVKCSWLIEAGNSTNSTIRLHFEEFITECGWDHLYIYDGDSVHSPLLGVYSGLMYSKDYSLQSVPEIVAHSGFALLHFYSDIAYNLSGFNISYSLNTCPSTTSSKECSGHGVCVDSVCTCDAQFIGEACHIPICPNKCTASNGVCDKEQHRCVCNPKYKGDDCSQVAEHGYWELLKTSDFVPQGSASHTAVVWQDSMYIVGGESFKKGHMLYVYDFNGHVWETPHVISKTAPTIRYGHSSVLFGDKIYVYGGVKEDGIVCNELWAYDISAKSWENVTVNTGSCERNLMNIGFTNQALCGPLRSAGHTATLVPPSFISQSTSSGSGSRYVTERMIIIFGHSPTYGFMNFVQEYYFGTREWAVVKTKGYPVKGGYGHSAAWDPVTERILVYGGYVSMSPLQSALSSKLYAYDPYSHTWYLMSDGPSGRFLHSGSMLSPTGGLMLIYGGNIHNDTGVNLVSSGGQCYTAQPLLYDTYCDSWTQMALPSNLFTSLMRFGHSAITFEKSMYLYGGFNGQMLNDILKFSPGNCSSNNMITNCLNSRHFGVKCVWDNEKAICLPFSEIPAIPPSIDFESTYSRCPEESKSQVTGIIDQCKRQTTCESCVHTHRCGWCPLSNSCVHDIEQCTTMNRDDIPYRSERPITSGYQCTNENADHMRCNHLHSCQYCVTHTGCHWNSKIEVPICVPITNKSMIQDFTSPDVCESVCDHYTECTNCTKDECIWCQNNERCIDKNAYTSSFPYGQCREWTTDEHRCRTSPGNSQCNYYRTCTDCRDDPECGWCDDGSGTGLGSCMAGGNTPPQSCSQNKWYFTHCPTCQCNGHSTCMNNTDVCIHPCSNNTEGQNCETCIKGFYGNPVNGGECKECRCNNQGNHCNQENGKCYCTTKGIIGDNCEKCDTNNHYLGDPSNHGSCFYDLTIDYQFTFNLSKKDDLRFTQINFQNSPSKSDVDADFSITCSVMAKMNITVRPASGPEKMLLPLQNCTNFRTKFLKSEYMFGTGDNMSLTTFYVYVYDFKPPLWIQISFSQYPKLNLQQFFITFSSCFLLLLLVAAILWKLKQKYDMYRRRQRMFVEMEQMASRPFSVVEVEIEKRNAIHGNQIPSIPTISVSSNLRKRKIDVPNPVALEPCAGNRAAVLTLLVRQPTGNDRFTPHGYSGLAIASALVVVGNVQHSKTNGIDNSSSPLPGKEDVHWTGRGLKASQHPSEARI, from the exons ATGAAACATGCCTTGTTCGACATGTTTCTGTTCCTGTTTAAGTCCAAATATCGACGGAAACGGATTGCCCCAACAATGACCGCTAAGGTGGCTACCAATTTCGCTCCGCTGCTGCTGCTGGTAATCGTTTTTGGTTTAGCATCCTTGGCACAATGCTCATTGGACCGGTGCAAAGACGTCGAGTGCGGCAATGGCATCTGCTTGAATGGAACATGCGTGTGCAATGACGGATGGCAAGGCCCTCAGTGCCAGTATTGTGGTGGAAAAGTCAA ATTAAATGGAACTTCTGGTTTCATTTCTGATGGCATTGGTAACTACTCGCTGGATGTGAAGTGTAGTTGGCTTATAGAAGCAGGAAATTCCACTAATTCCACGATCAGATTGCATTTTGAAGAATTCATTACGGAATGCGGTTGggatcatttatatatatatgatggaGACAGTGTTCATTCTCCACTACTTGGTGTTTATAG TGGTCTTATGTACTCAAAAGATTACTCTCTGCAGAGTGTACCAGAAATAGTTGCCCATTCCGGATTTGctctattacatttttatagcgatatagcttataatttgtctggttttaatatttcttaCAG tttaaaCACATGTCCAAGTACAACTTCCTCTAAAGAATGTTCAGGACATGGTGTTTGTGTAGACTCTGTATGCACTTGTGATGCCCAATTTATTGGAGAAGCATGCCACATTCCGATTTGTCCAAACAAGTGCACAGCCAGTAATGGGGTGTGTGATAAGGAACAACATCGCTGTGTCTGCAATCCAAAGTataaag GTGATGACTGTAGCCAAGTAGCTGAACACGGTTACTGGGAATTATTGAAGACAAGCGATTTTGTTCCCCAAGGATCTGCATCTCATACAGCAGTTGTATGGCAAGACTCTATGTATATTGTTGGGGGAGAGTCTTTTAAAAAAGGACATATGTTATATGTTTATGATTTCAATG GTCATGTATGGGAAACACCTCATGTAATAAGCAAAACAGCACCAACCATACGATATGGACATTCGTCTGTGCTGTTTGGT GACAAGATATATGTTTATGGAGGAGTAAAAGAAGATGGAATTGTGTGTAATGAATTGTGGGCTTATGACATAAGTGCCAAGTCCTGGGAAAATGTCACAGTCAATACTGGTTCATGTGAACGTAACCTTATGAACATTGGTTTCACAAATCAAGCCTTGTGTGGACCATTGCGTAGTGCTGGACACACAGCAACATTGGTACCGCCTTCGTTTATATCACAATCTACTTCGTCTGGATCTGGCTCTAGATATGTGACAGAAcgcatgattattatttttggacaTTCTCCTACTTAtggttttatgaattttgttcaagaatattattttg gcaCTAGAGAATGGGCAGTTGTAAAAACTAAAGGTTATCCAGTAAAGGGTGGATACGGGCACAGTGCTGCTTGGGATCCTGTGACAGAACGTATTCTTGTATATGGTGGCTATGTGTCAATGAGTCCTTTGCAATCGGCTTTATCTTCAAAACTGTATGCATATGATCCTTACTCACATAcatg GTATTTAATGAGTGATGGTCCAAGTGGTAGGTTCTTACATAGTGGTTCTATGTTGAGTCCTACTGGAGGTTTAATGTTGATTTACGGTGGAAACATACACAACGATACTGGAGTAAATTTAGTTTCATCTGGAGGTCAGTGTTACACTGCACAGCCATTACTTTATGATACCTATTGTGACTCTTGGACACAAATGGCATTGCCCTCAAATCTATTCACCAGTCTCATGCGATTTGGACATTCtgcaataacatttgaaaaatctatGTATCTTTACGGTGGTTTCAATGGCCAAATGCTCAATGATATTCTCAA attttctcCTGGGAATTGTTcatcaaataatatgataactaaTTGTTTGAATAGTCGTCATTTTGGTGTTAAATGTGTCTGGGATAACGAAAAAGCCATTTGTTTACCATTTTCAGAAATCCCAGCTATTCCACCCAGTATAGATTTTGAATCAACTTACAG ccGTTGTCCTGAAGAAAGTAAGTCTCAAGTCACGGGAATTATCGATCAGTGCAAGCGGCAAACTACATGTGAATCATGCGTTCATACTCATCGGTGTGGTTGGTGCCCTTTATCAAATTCCTGTGTACATGATATAGAACAATGTACTACAATGAATAGAGATGATATTCCGTATCGTAGTGAACGT CCAATAACATCTGGTTATCAATGTACTAATGAAAATGCTGATCATATGCGTTGTAACCATCTTCACTCTTGTCAATATTGTGTTACACATACTGGATGTCATTGGAATTCCAAGATTGAAGTTCCTATATGTGTACCAATCACAAACAAATCCATGATTCAAGATTTTACA TCACCAGATGTATGTGAAAGTGTTTGTGATCATTATACTGAATGTACCAATTGTACAAAAGATGAATGCATTTGGTGTCAAAATAATGAACGATGCATTGACAAAAATGCGTACACATCTTCATTTCCATACGGTCAGTGCAGAGAATGGACAACAGATGAGCACCGTTGTAGAACTTCACCAG GTAATTCACAATGCAATTACTATAGGACTTGCACTGACTGTCGAGATGATCCAGAGTGTGGTTGGTGTGATGACGGGTCGGGCACTGGGTTAGGTTCATGCATGGCAGGTGGCAATACGCCACCACAATCATGTTCTCAAAATAAATGGTACTTCACTCACTGCCCAA CTTGCCAGTGCAATGGCCACAGCACTTGTATGAACAATACTGATGTGTGTATACACCCCTGTTCAAATAACACCGAAGGTCAAAACTGTGAGACGTGTATTAAAGGATTCTATGGGAACCCAGTCAATGGTGGTGAATGTAAag agtGTCGGTGTAACAATCAAGGTAACCATTGTAATCAGGAGAATGGAAAATGCTATTGTACTACAAAAGGGATAATCGGAGATAACTGTGAAAAATGTGACACAAATAACCATTATCTTGGAGATCCATCTAATCACGGTTCCTGTTTTT atgatCTGACCATTGACTATCAATTCACGTTCAACTTGTCGAAAAAAGATGATCTGAGGTTCACAcaaatcaattttcaaaattcgcCTTCAAAGTCTGATGTTGATGCCGACTTTAGCATCACCTGTTCGGTGATGGCCAAGATGAACATCACTGTCAGACCTG CTTCCGGACCAGAAAAGATGCTACTACCATTACAGAATTGCACAAACTTTAGAACTAAGTTTTTGAAATCAGAATACATGTTTGGCACCGGTGACAACATGTCGCTGACAACATTCTATGTTTACGTTTACGATTTTAAACCTCCACTCTGGATACAGATATCGTTTTCTCAGTATCCAAAATTAAATCTCCAACAGTTTTTCATCACATTCTCTTC ATGTTTCTTGCTATTGCTGTTGGTGGCCGCCATATTGTGGAAACTCAAACAGAAATATGACATGTATCGCAGGAGACAG AGAATGTTCGTGGAAATGGAACAGATGGCCAGCAGACCGTTTTCGGTGGTCGAGGTGGAAATAGAAAAACGCAATGCCATTCATGGTAACCAAATACCATCGATACCGACCATTTCTGTTTCGAGCAATTTGAGAAAACGCAAAATC GACGTACCAAATCCAGTGGCCTTGGAACCTTGTGCTGGCAATCGAGCAGCCGTGTTGACATTGCTTGTCAGACAGCCGACGGGTAACGATAGATTCACACCACACGGATATTCGG GTCTGGCGATAGCGTCAGCTCTGGTGGTGGTCGGCAATGTTCAACATTCCAAGACCAACGGAATCGACAACAGCAGTTCTCCGCTGCCGGGCAAAGAAGACGTCCACTGGACCGGTAGGGGTTTGAAAGCCAGTCAGCATCCCAGCGAAGCgcgaatttaa
- the LOC132940120 gene encoding nascent polypeptide-associated complex subunit alpha, whose product MPELTEIDATKKVSFEDPKKDAADSDSDSSGVDVATGKGGEGASGVTAEDLSNKARQSRGEKKARKIISKLGLKQIHGVNRVTIRKSKNILFVINNPDVFKNPASDTYIVFGEAKIEDLSQQAQVAAAEKFKSADMMPNVLDKDGASRPMVSQPIQEEEEEEGEIDYKGVEEKDVDLVCAQAQVTKRKAIEALLKNNNDIVNAIMDLTM is encoded by the exons ATGCCTGAATTAACGGAAATCGATGCGACGAAAAAGGTAAGCTTCGAGGACCCCAAGAAAGACGCTGCAGACAGTGACAGTGATTCGAGCGGCGTAGATGTTGCAACCGGTAAGGGTGGCGAGGGAGCAAGCGGCGTCACCGCGGAAGACTTGTCCAACAAGGCCAGACAGTCGAGAGGCGAGAAAAAAGCCAGGAAAATCATATCTAAACTTGGTCTCAAGCAG ATCCACGGAGTCAATCGAGTGACCATTCGCAagtccaaaaatattttgtttgtcattAACAATCCTGATGTCTTCAAGAACCCAGCGTCCGACACTTACATTGTGTTTGGTGAGGCCAAGATCGAAGATTTAAGCCAGCAAGCGCAAGTTGCAGCTGCTGAGAAGTTCAAGTCTGCTGATATGATGCCGAACGTATTGGACAAAGATGGTGCATCCCGGCCAATGGTCAGCCAGCCTATCCAAGAAGAAGAAGAGGAAGAAGGCGAGATTGATTACAAGGGAGTAGAAGAAAAGGATGTGGACCTAGTTTGTGCGCAAGCACAAGTGACCAAACGCAAGGCCATTGAAGCGCTGCTAAAGAACAACAATGATATTGTCAATGCCATTATGGACTTGACGATGTAA